A DNA window from Helianthus annuus cultivar XRQ/B chromosome 15, HanXRQr2.0-SUNRISE, whole genome shotgun sequence contains the following coding sequences:
- the LOC110914465 gene encoding uncharacterized protein LOC110914465 — MNLNLLCCSFCSRGSDSHEHLFFECDEAKNIWYGVREKAGMGAIQNSWNDIFEYLLSIANSKKAANVIVKLVVGATVYFVWEERNRRLFTPKRRTKEQLIEVVLFTVRMKLHTMRFRYSVHTEHVLQEWSLPRGLLVADDDCG; from the coding sequence ATGAATCTTAACCTGTTATGCTGCTCGTTTTGTTCAAGGGGGTCTGACTCGCATGAGCACTTGTTTTTTGAGTGTGATGAAGCCAAGAATATTTGGTATGGGGTTCGGGAAAAAGCTGGCATGGGCGCTATTCAGAATTCATGGAATGACATCTTTGAATATCTATTAAGTATAGCTAACTCAAAAAAGGCGGCAAATGTCATTGTGAAGCTGGTTGTTGGTGCAACAGTCTACTTTGTTTGGGAGGAACGGAATAGAAGATTATTCACACCGAAAAGGAGAACGAAAGAACAGCTTATCGAGGTCGTTTTGTTTACGGTCCGAATGAAGCTACACACTATGAGGTTTCGGTATTCTGTCCACACGGAGCATGTCTTGCAGGAGTGGAGCTTACCTCGAGGGTTGCTTGTTGCGGATGATGACTGCGGCTGA